AGGAACAAGGTCAGGAACAGCCCGAACGTCCCCACAAACGTCAGGATGTCCACCCACGTCGGAATGAAATAGCCCCAGTTGGACGGCATGAACTCCCGCGCCAACGTGGTGGCAATAATCACAAACCGCTCAAACCACATGCCAATGTTCACCACAATCGAAATGATGAACACTGCCCACATGTTTTGCCGGATGCGCTTGAACCAGAACAACTGCGGCGAAATCACGTTGCAGGTGATCATGATCCAGTACGCCCACCAGTACGGCCCGAACGCCCGGAACTTGAACGCGTCCAGCTCATACGGGTTGCCCCCGTACCACGCGATGAAAAACTCCATCCCGTAGGCGTAGCCCACGATGGAGCCGGTCGCCAGCACCACCTTGCACATCAAATCCACGTGCCGCTTGGTGATGATGTCCTCCAGGTGACACACCGAACGCAGCGGCACCAGCAGCGTCAACACCATCCCAAAGCCGCTGAAAATGGCGCCCGCCACAAAGTACGGCGGGAAGATGGTCGTGTGCCATCCCGGCAACTGCGACACCGCGAAGTCAAACGACACAATCGAGTGCACCGACAACACCAGCGGCGTGGACAGCCCCGCCAAGAGCAGGTAAGCCTTCTCGTAATGGCTCCAGTGCCGGTTGGAGCCGCGCCAGCCCAGCGCAAACAAGCCATACAAAATCTGCCGCAATTTCGTCTTTGCCCGGTCCCGCATCACCGCCAGGTCCGGAATCAACCCCATGTACCAGAACAGCACCGAAACCGTAAAATACGTGGACACCGCAAACACGTCCCATTCCAGCGGCGAGCGGAATTGCGGCCAGATGTTGTTGGAGGTGGGAATCGGCAGGAGCCACCACGCCAGCCACGGCCTCCCGGTGTGCACCAGCGGGAATATGCCGGCGCACATCACGGCGAAAATGGTCATCGCCTCCGCGGCGCGGTTGATGCTGGTGCGCCAGCGTTGCCGCAGCAAAAACAAAATGGCCGAAATCAGCGTGCCCGCATGGCCAATGCCAATCCAGAACACGAAATTGGTGATGTCCCACGCCCAGGCCACCGGATGATT
This is a stretch of genomic DNA from Fontisphaera persica. It encodes these proteins:
- the nrfD gene encoding NrfD/PsrC family molybdoenzyme membrane anchor subunit, which translates into the protein MAQVSSTTALNPAATVRVEAPPPELQREPLVLNNRSLGWITDHIAGVAEGKTPRWWWVAFGISASVMVLCFVMLAYLISTGIGVWGLNHPVAWAWDITNFVFWIGIGHAGTLISAILFLLRQRWRTSINRAAEAMTIFAVMCAGIFPLVHTGRPWLAWWLLPIPTSNNIWPQFRSPLEWDVFAVSTYFTVSVLFWYMGLIPDLAVMRDRAKTKLRQILYGLFALGWRGSNRHWSHYEKAYLLLAGLSTPLVLSVHSIVSFDFAVSQLPGWHTTIFPPYFVAGAIFSGFGMVLTLLVPLRSVCHLEDIITKRHVDLMCKVVLATGSIVGYAYGMEFFIAWYGGNPYELDAFKFRAFGPYWWAYWIMITCNVISPQLFWFKRIRQNMWAVFIISIVVNIGMWFERFVIIATTLAREFMPSNWGYFIPTWVDILTFVGTFGLFLTLFLLFMRFLPMIAISEVKGITPQADPHHPLGGAREGGHHA